From a region of the Aliiroseovarius sediminilitoris genome:
- a CDS encoding sugar transferase, whose protein sequence is MKRQNFYIADSSVRPYRDRFKRLFDIAFVVAAAPIAIPLIGIMLLLAALDGGKPFYRQRRIGKDGRIYNMVKIRSMVMNADQRLEAYLNSNPDARAEWDSTQKLKDDPRITKVGKFLRKSSMDELPQLWNVLMGDMSIVGPRPMMEDQKTLYPGAAYYAMRPGITGPWQVSDRNETTFAQRATFDTKYYYELSLKKDLEILGKTVGVVLRCTGH, encoded by the coding sequence GTGAAACGACAAAATTTCTACATAGCTGATTCTTCTGTTCGTCCTTATCGTGATCGCTTCAAACGCCTGTTCGACATTGCCTTTGTCGTCGCGGCGGCACCGATTGCGATCCCGTTGATTGGCATCATGCTGCTGTTGGCTGCACTTGACGGCGGCAAGCCGTTCTATCGTCAACGCCGCATCGGCAAGGACGGTCGCATTTACAACATGGTCAAAATCCGCTCGATGGTGATGAATGCCGACCAACGGCTTGAGGCTTATCTGAACAGCAATCCGGACGCCCGCGCCGAATGGGACAGCACACAAAAGCTGAAAGACGATCCGCGGATCACCAAGGTCGGAAAATTCCTGCGCAAATCGTCGATGGATGAACTGCCGCAACTGTGGAATGTTCTTATGGGCGATATGTCCATCGTAGGCCCGCGCCCGATGATGGAAGATCAAAAGACCCTGTATCCGGGCGCCGCTTATTATGCCATGCGCCCCGGCATCACCGGACCCTGGCAGGTGTCGGACCGCAACGAGACAACATTCGCACAGCGCGCGACCTTCGACACGAAATACTATTACGAACTGTCGCTGAAGAAAGACCTTGAGATTCTTGGCAAAACCGTGGGTGTCGTTTTGCGCTGCACAGGTCACTGA
- a CDS encoding polysaccharide biosynthesis/export family protein, protein MLKNIFTFLTAFFALNVLIASNAMAQNGYKIRAGDTLNIEVVEDANLNRSVLVLPDGSISFPFADGVRAAGLTTSQVAAKLADTMAPNFTTTPNVYVSVGQVAVRQATGPIVPATDDIYVSGEINNPGKLAGSRGITVLQAIAQGGGLTRFAATKRIQVRRGNKIYGYNYETNAGNIRLQKGDVIIVPQRKLFE, encoded by the coding sequence ATGCTCAAAAATATTTTTACATTTCTAACCGCCTTTTTTGCACTGAATGTACTGATCGCTAGCAATGCGATGGCGCAGAACGGATACAAAATTCGTGCGGGTGACACCCTGAACATTGAGGTGGTTGAAGATGCAAACCTCAACCGGTCAGTGTTGGTGCTTCCTGATGGCTCCATCAGCTTCCCATTCGCCGACGGCGTTCGTGCAGCGGGACTTACAACGAGCCAGGTCGCCGCAAAGCTGGCTGACACGATGGCCCCGAACTTCACCACAACACCGAATGTCTATGTTTCTGTTGGCCAAGTCGCCGTTCGTCAGGCGACCGGTCCGATTGTTCCGGCCACGGATGACATCTATGTCTCTGGTGAAATCAACAATCCCGGCAAACTTGCGGGAAGCAGAGGCATTACAGTTCTGCAAGCCATTGCCCAAGGGGGCGGCTTGACACGTTTTGCCGCCACCAAGCGTATTCAGGTGCGCCGTGGAAACAAGATCTATGGGTATAACTACGAAACCAATGCGGGCAACATTCGCCTGCAAAAAGGTGACGTAATCATCGTGCCGCAGCGCAAACTTTTCGAATAA
- a CDS encoding porin family protein, whose protein sequence is MGQKNKIAALLAGTSLIATGLVPATGQEADAVAPIEGFAMTLGISSTLRVNDNLSFSDPSPGTSTLWDNTVNFGLLSETGVARFTADLGATVRTAALPGQSTETTFDDPSIVLGYQMESADSLLEAELAYQQVSLQFEDPLLGIDDLIEDGLEPSDLTASDGMRGTYSASVSFETGRTAPFGFGTVLEYEKTEYWDTTDPGNYDDETTAAEVFARLQFSPVMEGRIALDWEQYDAMDAVSTSRRTTGATASLTYEINAITRMTASLGYTEIEETNLIGTTLQDGVTGGLAVTRDFPTGNITAEYSTGISTTGRRDTIEVRGEFETPGGSITAGLGATRSNAGDVNMIGSLGYTNELAMGTVTAALERSYDTSNAGIENRSTTASLGFDTDLSPNASIGFELDYAEVTDVAADTTTSISGFRATYNRDLTADWGLTAGYEYRNRQETGATNRESNELFVTLEREFSIR, encoded by the coding sequence GTGGGACAGAAAAATAAAATTGCCGCCCTCCTGGCAGGAACCAGCCTGATCGCAACCGGGTTGGTTCCCGCCACTGGACAAGAAGCAGATGCCGTCGCCCCGATCGAGGGGTTTGCGATGACGCTGGGCATATCATCAACTTTGCGGGTCAACGACAACCTCAGCTTCAGCGACCCGTCGCCGGGCACGTCGACCCTGTGGGATAACACCGTTAACTTCGGGTTGCTCAGCGAAACCGGCGTGGCCCGGTTCACCGCTGATCTGGGTGCGACTGTCCGCACCGCAGCCCTGCCCGGTCAATCGACCGAAACGACGTTTGACGATCCCTCTATCGTTCTGGGTTATCAGATGGAAAGCGCCGACAGCCTGCTTGAGGCTGAACTGGCCTATCAGCAGGTTTCGCTGCAATTTGAAGACCCGTTGCTGGGCATTGACGACCTGATCGAAGACGGGCTTGAACCAAGCGATCTGACCGCCTCGGACGGTATGCGTGGCACGTATAGCGCAAGCGTTTCTTTCGAAACGGGCCGCACCGCCCCCTTTGGGTTTGGCACTGTCCTTGAATACGAAAAGACCGAATACTGGGACACCACCGATCCCGGCAACTATGATGACGAAACCACCGCAGCCGAAGTCTTTGCCCGCTTGCAATTTTCGCCCGTGATGGAAGGCCGTATCGCACTGGATTGGGAACAGTATGACGCGATGGACGCTGTTAGCACCTCGCGCCGCACCACCGGCGCGACGGCCAGCCTGACATACGAGATCAACGCCATCACCCGTATGACCGCCAGCCTTGGCTATACCGAGATCGAGGAAACCAACCTGATCGGGACCACACTGCAAGACGGCGTGACCGGTGGTCTGGCCGTGACCCGCGATTTTCCCACTGGCAACATCACAGCCGAATATTCCACCGGGATCAGCACCACGGGCCGCCGCGACACGATTGAGGTGCGCGGCGAGTTTGAGACACCGGGTGGATCCATCACCGCTGGCCTTGGTGCAACACGGTCGAATGCGGGCGATGTGAACATGATTGGCAGCCTGGGCTATACCAACGAACTGGCCATGGGCACTGTTACCGCAGCTCTGGAACGAAGCTATGATACGTCGAACGCTGGTATCGAAAACCGGTCAACCACCGCTTCGCTTGGCTTCGACACCGATCTGTCGCCCAACGCATCCATCGGGTTCGAACTGGATTATGCCGAGGTGACGGATGTTGCCGCCGACACAACCACTTCGATTTCCGGTTTCCGCGCGACCTATAACCGCGATCTGACGGCGGATTGGGGCCTGACGGCGGGGTATGAATATCGCAATCGCCAGGAGACTGGCGCCACGAACCGCGAATCCAACGAGCTGTTCGTCACCCTTGAACGGGAGTTCAGCATCCGCTGA
- a CDS encoding efflux transporter outer membrane subunit, producing the protein MSRRKAPVLGIVLTATIGLSGCATDEPYKLPYFKFAKSYSSVSTQAVPVPLANDTWWMGFKDPVFNKLVERALAGNYDLEIAREKVIEAQANRDAVPGLLSLSPTATYRYGQSPGGTGSNTTRARLGLDWMLDPYGLRRQQIQAAGARIDIADAEEDAARLTVLLNLSNSYVDLRYNQRLLNLRRQQLASRRNAVTQTKQLFDQRAATTLDVVQTEALVAETQTQIPALIAAIRAGKTEIAVLTGVAPGRLGINLDDNASQPRPSKTLKTGVPADILRNRPDMKIAERSYYEAVTNVGIAQANMYPSLSLSGMIGYGKTSSGDGLEYSIGPTLNLPSLPMKSDKSRVAARQSAARQAYAGWQSAVLGSVSEVESALAAYQASRSAVVESQRRVRLNGEARDLTQELLRREGATIRDLISAEERIADADTALADNLRQLARNYVRLNIALGAGSQFGEPEEETVVAVKSASSVSN; encoded by the coding sequence ATGAGCAGGCGCAAAGCGCCGGTCTTGGGCATTGTCCTGACAGCGACGATCGGGCTTTCCGGTTGTGCAACGGACGAGCCTTACAAACTTCCATACTTCAAATTCGCCAAATCTTATTCCAGCGTTTCGACGCAGGCGGTTCCGGTGCCTTTGGCCAATGATACCTGGTGGATGGGGTTCAAGGATCCTGTCTTCAACAAGCTGGTCGAGCGTGCCCTGGCAGGAAACTATGACCTTGAAATCGCCCGAGAAAAGGTAATCGAAGCCCAAGCCAACCGCGACGCCGTTCCGGGGCTTCTGAGCCTGTCGCCCACAGCCACGTACCGCTATGGGCAATCGCCAGGTGGCACGGGAAGCAATACCACCCGCGCCCGGCTTGGTCTGGATTGGATGCTTGATCCATATGGGTTGCGCCGCCAGCAAATTCAGGCCGCAGGCGCCCGTATCGACATCGCAGACGCCGAAGAAGACGCCGCCCGCCTGACGGTGCTGTTGAACCTGTCCAATTCCTATGTGGACCTTCGGTATAACCAACGGTTGTTGAACCTGCGTCGTCAGCAACTTGCCTCGCGCCGGAATGCGGTGACGCAAACCAAGCAATTGTTTGACCAACGCGCCGCGACCACGCTGGACGTCGTCCAGACCGAAGCGCTTGTGGCCGAAACACAAACGCAAATTCCGGCCCTGATCGCCGCGATCCGCGCCGGCAAAACCGAGATCGCCGTTCTGACCGGTGTCGCGCCCGGCCGTCTGGGCATCAATCTGGACGACAATGCCAGCCAGCCGCGCCCGTCGAAAACGCTGAAAACCGGCGTGCCCGCAGATATCCTGCGCAATCGCCCTGATATGAAAATCGCCGAACGAAGCTATTATGAAGCCGTCACCAATGTCGGCATCGCGCAGGCCAACATGTACCCATCGCTGTCGCTGAGCGGCATGATCGGCTATGGCAAGACCAGTTCCGGGGACGGGCTTGAATATTCCATTGGGCCGACCCTGAACCTGCCGTCGCTGCCGATGAAGAGCGACAAGTCCCGTGTTGCCGCGCGGCAATCCGCGGCCCGTCAGGCCTATGCGGGCTGGCAGTCTGCTGTTTTGGGTTCAGTCAGCGAAGTCGAAAGCGCCCTTGCCGCCTATCAGGCCAGCCGCAGCGCCGTTGTGGAATCGCAGCGTCGCGTGCGGCTGAACGGCGAAGCACGGGATCTGACCCAAGAGCTTCTGAGGCGTGAAGGCGCGACCATTCGTGACCTTATCAGCGCCGAGGAACGGATTGCAGATGCTGACACGGCCCTTGCCGACAACCTGCGCCAACTGGCCCGCAACTATGTGCGCCTGAACATCGCGCTTGGGGCTGGCAGCCAATTTGGCGAGCCGGAAGAAGAAACTGTGGTTGCAGTGAAATCAGCCAGCTCAGTGTCGAACTGA
- a CDS encoding HlyD family type I secretion periplasmic adaptor subunit, which produces MANPVSAPHAPIKTGLATPVYLGALASLALLVSAFVWMSTTLITGAVIAPGKVVVRGLPKQVQSLDGGVVQEILVKDGDVVRKGDVLLRLDPSLLQINLEIYRNRLSEVVTREARLDAEYQELAAPVFNIDSPYLPDIDLTQHFKGQREIFVARREVLNGRKEQLAERILQFRNQISGVEAQISAKQDQLAYVSQERETKQGLSEQGLVRESELLELQGRESSLLGQIAEHQSELARIYNSIRDTELEILQADREFKEQVVTELRTTTAEREELILQIVTVEKQLERIDILAPTDGIVHELQATTEGGVVAPEATITQIVPLSDGVEFKLQVDPQSIDQVFVGQVAKVLFPAFNQRTTPELFGTVAGISPTSVDDQQTGRSYFRIDLTLPAEEIARLGNVELIPGMPVEAFLQTGERSVLTYLTEPFLQQLRRAFREG; this is translated from the coding sequence ATGGCCAATCCCGTATCCGCCCCTCATGCGCCGATCAAGACCGGTCTGGCGACTCCCGTCTATCTGGGCGCGCTGGCCAGTCTGGCACTGCTGGTTTCGGCCTTTGTCTGGATGTCCACAACGCTGATCACAGGCGCGGTGATCGCGCCGGGAAAGGTGGTCGTGCGCGGCCTGCCCAAGCAGGTGCAAAGCCTGGATGGCGGCGTGGTTCAGGAAATACTGGTCAAAGACGGCGATGTGGTGCGCAAGGGCGACGTGCTGCTGCGGCTCGATCCCAGCCTGCTGCAAATCAATCTTGAGATTTATCGCAACCGTCTGTCCGAGGTTGTCACCCGCGAAGCCCGGCTGGACGCAGAATATCAGGAACTCGCAGCGCCCGTCTTCAATATTGACAGCCCTTATCTGCCGGATATCGACCTGACCCAGCATTTCAAAGGCCAGCGCGAGATTTTTGTGGCCCGACGCGAGGTGTTGAACGGTCGCAAGGAACAACTGGCGGAACGTATCTTGCAATTCCGCAATCAGATTTCCGGGGTTGAAGCACAGATCAGCGCCAAACAGGACCAATTGGCTTATGTCAGTCAGGAGCGGGAAACCAAGCAGGGGTTGAGCGAACAAGGGCTGGTGCGCGAAAGTGAATTGCTGGAATTACAGGGGCGAGAATCCTCCCTGCTGGGGCAGATCGCCGAGCACCAGTCAGAATTGGCACGGATTTATAACTCGATCCGCGATACGGAGCTTGAGATCCTGCAAGCCGATCGCGAATTCAAGGAACAGGTGGTGACAGAATTGCGCACCACCACCGCCGAACGGGAGGAATTGATCCTGCAAATCGTGACCGTCGAAAAGCAGTTGGAGCGGATCGACATCCTTGCTCCAACCGACGGGATCGTCCACGAACTTCAGGCCACCACCGAAGGTGGGGTTGTTGCGCCCGAGGCCACAATTACTCAGATCGTTCCATTGTCCGATGGGGTCGAGTTCAAATTGCAGGTGGACCCGCAGTCGATTGATCAGGTGTTTGTGGGGCAGGTGGCGAAAGTGCTGTTCCCGGCTTTCAACCAACGCACCACGCCGGAACTGTTCGGGACCGTGGCGGGCATTTCGCCCACATCTGTCGATGACCAACAGACCGGGCGGTCTTATTTCCGCATTGATCTGACCCTGCCCGCCGAGGAAATCGCACGTCTTGGCAATGTCGAACTGATCCCCGGAATGCCGGTCGAAGCCTTCCTTCAAACCGGTGAACGGTCGGTTCTGACCTATCTGACCGAGCCATTCTTGCAGCAGCTCAGACGCGCTTTCCGCGAAGGCTAA
- a CDS encoding type I secretion system permease/ATPase codes for MKSKKNPYKKELSRLRRAFLTVGLFSAAINLLMLTGPLYMLQVYDRVLSSGSVATLQGLFVIVVILYAFLGVYEFLRARLLSRASYRMDQAVGADAFGFWLRSGFVDNKEHYNPVQDLAVIRAFLASPAILGLFDLPWIPIFLAVVFFIHPWLGWLTVGGAIIVIIAAIINRFASRDPIKNAGNSEGVERSFVERTRRNAEAVLALGMLDKVTDRWSGLHQNSLGHYQTGGDRSEIVAAFSKSFRLLLQSTLLTVGAYLALAQEISAGMIIATSIVAGRALAPVDQVIAHWRTIGRAGDAHRRLKDAMDYIPDPQSGFDLPEPKGHLVVKNVTKLTPKNSLVSDRPRILERISFELEPGDGLGVVGSSAAGKSSLARLLVGLWQPDHGEVRLDGATLNQWHNEDLGGHIGYLPQRVEMLPGTIAENIARFDPDARDEDVIEAAQIAGVHDMILKMPQGYTTYVGTTEQPLSGGQTQRLGLARALYGSPRLLVLDEPNSNLDAKGDEALASAVIGMRKKGCTVLVMAHRPSVIQAVNKILILHEGKVGRFGLKEDVLQHATPQRPTAAPSSVFEV; via the coding sequence GTGAAGTCCAAGAAAAATCCCTATAAGAAAGAGCTTTCGCGCCTGCGCCGGGCGTTTCTGACGGTTGGTTTGTTCAGTGCCGCGATCAATCTGCTGATGCTGACGGGTCCGCTTTATATGCTTCAGGTGTATGACCGTGTGCTGTCCAGCGGGTCCGTTGCCACGTTGCAGGGGCTGTTTGTCATCGTCGTGATCCTTTACGCATTTCTGGGTGTTTACGAATTTCTGCGCGCCCGGCTTTTGTCGCGCGCAAGCTACCGGATGGATCAGGCGGTTGGTGCTGATGCCTTTGGCTTCTGGCTGCGGTCAGGATTTGTGGACAACAAGGAACATTACAACCCGGTGCAGGATCTGGCCGTTATCCGTGCCTTTCTGGCCAGCCCCGCCATTCTGGGCCTGTTTGATCTGCCGTGGATCCCAATTTTTCTGGCGGTCGTGTTTTTTATCCACCCGTGGCTGGGCTGGTTGACGGTTGGGGGTGCGATCATCGTGATCATTGCGGCAATCATCAACCGCTTCGCATCGCGCGATCCCATCAAGAACGCCGGAAACAGTGAAGGGGTCGAGCGGTCATTCGTGGAACGCACGCGTCGCAATGCCGAAGCCGTCCTGGCCCTTGGGATGCTGGACAAGGTGACGGACCGGTGGAGCGGGCTGCATCAAAACAGCCTGGGCCATTATCAAACCGGCGGCGACCGGTCCGAGATCGTGGCAGCGTTTTCCAAGTCCTTCCGGCTGCTGCTGCAATCCACTTTGCTGACCGTCGGGGCCTATCTGGCGCTGGCGCAGGAAATCTCGGCCGGGATGATCATCGCGACCTCGATCGTCGCCGGGCGCGCATTGGCACCTGTCGATCAGGTGATCGCTCACTGGCGCACGATCGGCAGGGCGGGCGATGCGCATCGCCGTTTGAAAGATGCGATGGATTACATTCCCGACCCGCAAAGCGGTTTCGATCTGCCAGAGCCCAAGGGGCATCTGGTGGTGAAGAACGTCACGAAACTGACACCGAAAAACTCGTTGGTCAGCGACCGGCCCCGCATTCTGGAACGGATCAGCTTCGAACTTGAACCGGGGGACGGGCTGGGTGTTGTCGGCAGCAGTGCGGCGGGCAAATCCAGTCTTGCCCGTCTTCTTGTGGGTTTGTGGCAACCCGACCACGGCGAAGTTCGGTTGGACGGTGCGACGCTGAACCAATGGCACAATGAAGATTTGGGCGGGCATATCGGCTATCTGCCGCAACGGGTCGAAATGTTGCCCGGCACCATTGCCGAGAACATCGCGCGGTTTGACCCTGATGCACGCGACGAGGATGTCATCGAGGCTGCGCAGATTGCGGGTGTGCATGACATGATCCTGAAGATGCCGCAGGGCTATACGACCTATGTGGGCACCACCGAACAACCCTTGTCGGGCGGGCAGACACAACGTCTTGGCCTGGCGCGCGCGCTTTACGGAAGCCCGCGTCTGTTGGTGCTGGACGAGCCGAACTCCAACCTCGACGCGAAAGGGGACGAGGCTTTGGCCAGTGCCGTCATCGGCATGCGCAAGAAAGGCTGCACCGTTTTGGTGATGGCGCACCGTCCCAGTGTCATTCAGGCCGTGAACAAGATCTTGATCCTGCACGAAGGCAAAGTCGGCCGGTTCGGATTGAAGGAAGACGTGCTGCAACACGCCACACCACAGCGGCCCACTGCCGCCCCCAGCTCTGTGTTCGAGGTATAG
- a CDS encoding phosphatase PAP2 family protein, which produces MMKDRADTIHECGSIAEFLSLAQITVGPNGLQFDDATDKIAEISVESRTGAQGAGGVSAVRMVLNKSAFNKSALNKNKNKNKNKNKNKLQAPSAQGASGALMPTDALLRLHRAGAADLGARLPDEWTNITLPPPPGPDHSRLETLLLLAMQRNIDERKMRIPDIIQEATLDLTAFTRPLGIDGLSGFENTEALFLELLTVTEYIGLYYKGLFGRLRPNQIEPRLRPVLPNPAHEAYPSNHSFQCHTLAFAFNTILPEHPATQVLSEAALNVAQNREWAGLHYPSDTAAGLLLAKRFAPLFAEAFADRYQTVQQEWI; this is translated from the coding sequence ATGATGAAAGACCGGGCCGACACTATCCATGAATGTGGCTCTATCGCTGAATTTCTGAGCCTTGCGCAGATCACCGTAGGCCCAAATGGCCTTCAGTTTGATGATGCCACCGACAAGATCGCCGAGATCTCGGTCGAAAGCCGCACAGGCGCGCAGGGCGCAGGCGGCGTCAGCGCAGTCAGGATGGTTCTGAACAAATCCGCCTTCAACAAATCGGCGCTGAACAAGAACAAAAACAAGAATAAAAACAAGAACAAGAACAAACTTCAGGCCCCAAGCGCCCAAGGGGCCAGCGGCGCCTTGATGCCCACGGACGCCCTGTTGCGTCTGCACCGTGCTGGTGCTGCCGATCTGGGCGCACGACTGCCGGATGAATGGACCAACATCACCCTGCCGCCGCCGCCCGGCCCGGATCACAGTCGGTTGGAAACTCTGCTGCTCTTGGCCATGCAGCGCAATATCGACGAACGCAAAATGCGTATTCCCGATATCATACAAGAAGCTACGCTGGATCTGACCGCCTTCACCCGCCCGCTTGGCATTGACGGGCTGTCGGGGTTTGAAAACACCGAGGCGCTGTTTCTGGAACTTTTGACCGTCACTGAATATATCGGGCTTTATTACAAGGGTCTCTTCGGGCGGCTTCGACCCAACCAGATTGAACCGCGCCTGCGTCCCGTCCTGCCCAACCCGGCGCACGAGGCCTATCCCAGCAACCATTCCTTCCAGTGTCACACGCTGGCCTTCGCGTTCAACACGATCCTGCCGGAACATCCCGCCACGCAGGTCTTGTCCGAAGCCGCGTTGAACGTGGCGCAAAACCGGGAATGGGCCGGGCTGCATTATCCCAGCGATACGGCTGCCGGACTGCTTCTGGCGAAACGATTTGCACCCCTGTTCGCCGAGGCTTTCGCCGACCGCTATCAGACCGTGCAGCAAGAATGGATCTGA
- a CDS encoding S8 family serine peptidase — MNTAISKCAGAEQVEESSYYYLWHLVSLGVLTPDKAQTGFADTLWDTLAARAEATPSTVVLIDVGCSFAHPNLKDRVDAARSLDFTGTPYGARLATGSSGEQKNFAGLSVDGLHLDGLDADERAMFDEVVQHLTDSTGELRPFGDTEARFASHGTAVSGLIVGGPEHCYAKDDNPSVGVIPYFGVDPFSTLISLRTGFDNDPLQFIAALLYAWHQKPDVIVMPRGLPDPDASVVTPKDDFKAELQSWANREAADLLHRIEVLTAKASPHDPTAPQVSETGRHLWHVVQALFIAISKHVPIVCAAGNEGESQLLFPANLANRENGIIAVGAVSGQGYRSGYSNYGDGLTLVAPSDDMEVFNRHQLRETPKRVDKIGYLKPDSAMAVSYSRKGLLSTDIPGSFGYDGAGSEDPDMPVELAKSGFYTQFGGTSGASALVGGVVALVRRAERLSGSGKGPRDGCDLKTLLMTTARRDMPMMGTTLPLKSDCMNVANEDADAFETFFGAGLIDAKAAVTAALN, encoded by the coding sequence ATGAACACCGCAATCTCAAAATGCGCCGGGGCAGAGCAAGTCGAGGAAAGCAGCTATTATTACCTGTGGCACCTTGTGTCGCTGGGCGTGCTGACGCCCGACAAGGCGCAGACGGGTTTTGCCGATACGCTGTGGGACACTCTGGCGGCCAGGGCCGAGGCGACGCCTTCGACCGTTGTTCTGATCGATGTCGGATGCAGCTTTGCCCACCCGAACCTGAAAGACCGGGTCGATGCAGCGCGCTCGCTCGACTTCACCGGAACGCCCTATGGGGCGCGTCTGGCGACTGGGTCGAGTGGCGAGCAGAAGAACTTTGCCGGGTTGTCGGTCGATGGCTTGCATCTTGACGGGCTGGACGCTGATGAACGCGCGATGTTCGATGAGGTGGTCCAGCATCTGACCGACAGCACCGGCGAGCTGCGCCCCTTTGGCGACACCGAAGCCAGATTTGCGTCGCATGGCACCGCCGTCAGCGGACTGATCGTCGGCGGGCCGGAACATTGCTACGCGAAGGACGATAATCCCTCGGTCGGGGTGATCCCTTATTTCGGGGTCGATCCGTTTTCAACCCTGATTTCGCTGCGCACCGGGTTTGACAATGACCCGCTGCAATTCATCGCAGCCCTGCTTTATGCCTGGCACCAAAAGCCCGACGTGATCGTGATGCCGCGCGGCTTGCCGGACCCTGACGCCTCGGTCGTGACACCCAAGGACGATTTCAAGGCCGAGCTGCAAAGTTGGGCCAATCGCGAAGCCGCCGACCTTCTGCACCGGATCGAAGTGTTGACCGCCAAAGCCTCGCCCCATGATCCCACCGCGCCACAAGTGTCCGAAACCGGGCGCCACCTGTGGCATGTGGTGCAGGCGCTGTTCATCGCGATCAGCAAACACGTTCCCATTGTCTGCGCCGCTGGAAATGAAGGCGAAAGCCAATTGCTGTTCCCCGCCAATCTTGCAAATCGTGAAAACGGCATCATCGCCGTGGGGGCTGTGTCGGGTCAGGGCTATCGCTCTGGCTATTCCAATTACGGTGACGGCCTGACGCTGGTTGCCCCGTCAGATGATATGGAGGTCTTCAACCGCCACCAATTGCGGGAAACGCCAAAACGGGTGGACAAGATCGGGTATCTGAAACCCGACAGCGCGATGGCAGTGTCCTATAGCCGCAAGGGATTGCTGAGCACCGACATTCCCGGAAGTTTCGGATATGACGGGGCAGGAAGCGAAGATCCAGACATGCCAGTCGAGCTGGCGAAGAGCGGGTTCTACACTCAGTTTGGCGGCACCTCTGGCGCCTCGGCGCTGGTCGGCGGCGTGGTGGCGCTGGTGCGCCGGGCCGAACGGTTGTCGGGCAGCGGCAAGGGTCCACGCGACGGGTGCGATCTGAAAACGCTTCTGATGACCACTGCGCGTCGTGACATGCCGATGATGGGCACAACGTTGCCCCTGAAATCCGACTGCATGAATGTTGCCAATGAAGACGCCGACGCGTTCGAGACTTTTTTTGGCGCCGGGCTGATTGACGCCAAAGCCGCCGTGACCGCCGCGCTGAACTGA
- a CDS encoding NAD(P)-binding domain-containing protein, with protein MERIGFIGTGEIAAAMVAGLTGRGHQILVSERNGAMAAALAAQFSDVTIAPNDQVVADSDTVFLCLLADVARKVVPDLPFRDDHRVISVMVDVPLADLRMLCAPVNEIAITIPLPSIAVGGSALPVYPDSMALRSLFADTDMIIPCQSEVALNAHFAATALASPILDQMREGARWLAALTGDQTASEQYLATVFAGFLRSMTENPETSFTDLLDSLATEGGLNAAMRAHMREAGVVDALADGLDALKPRLGLTDQTPMLR; from the coding sequence ATGGAACGCATAGGATTCATCGGCACGGGCGAGATCGCGGCGGCGATGGTGGCCGGGTTGACCGGGCGCGGGCATCAGATCCTCGTGTCCGAACGGAACGGCGCGATGGCGGCGGCGCTGGCCGCACAGTTCAGCGATGTGACCATCGCCCCGAACGATCAGGTGGTTGCAGACAGCGACACCGTCTTTCTGTGTCTGCTGGCAGACGTGGCACGAAAGGTCGTGCCCGATCTGCCCTTCCGCGACGATCACCGGGTGATTTCGGTGATGGTGGATGTCCCGTTGGCCGATCTAAGGATGCTGTGCGCACCGGTGAACGAAATCGCGATCACGATCCCGCTGCCGTCGATAGCGGTGGGCGGCTCGGCCTTGCCGGTCTATCCTGACAGCATGGCGTTGCGCAGTCTGTTTGCGGATACCGACATGATCATACCCTGCCAGTCCGAGGTTGCGTTGAACGCGCATTTCGCGGCCACGGCGCTGGCATCGCCGATCCTGGATCAGATGCGTGAAGGGGCGCGTTGGCTGGCGGCGCTGACGGGCGATCAAACGGCGTCGGAGCAGTATTTGGCGACGGTGTTTGCAGGCTTTCTGCGCAGTATGACCGAGAACCCGGAAACGTCCTTTACCGATCTGCTGGACAGTCTTGCGACCGAAGGCGGGCTGAACGCCGCGATGCGCGCCCATATGCGCGAAGCCGGGGTGGTTGACGCATTGGCCGATGGGTTGGACGCGTTGAAACCGCGTCTGGGTCTGACGGATCAGACACCCATGCTGCGGTAA